AGGGGCGTTCTGATCTTTTTCCGAAAGTATGGCGTCTTTTTCATCAACTTTCCAATCAATATCAAGATCCGGATCATTGAATCTTACACTGCCTTCTGATTCTTTGTTATAAAAGTTATCACATTTATAGGAAAATACAGCATGGGTACTTAGTACGGCAAATCCATGTCCAAAACCTCTTGGCACGTAAAGCTGTAGTTTATTTTCTGCGGTAAGCTCTATTCCGAACCATTCCCCGAAAGTAGGAGAATCTCCTCTAAGATCCACGGCAACATCCCACACACTGCCTTCAAGGCATGATACCAATTTTGCCTGTGCATGCTCACCTTTCTGAAGATGCAGTCCTCTTAATACTCCATAAGATGATCTGGAAATATTATCCTGTACAAAGTGGCCGTTCATCCCTGTCAATTCTTCGAATTTTTTTTCGTTGAACTTTTCAAAGAAGTAGCCTCTCTCATCTTCAAATATGGTAGGCTCTATGATATAGCAATCTTTAAGCGGGGTTTCTTTAATTTTCATAATAGTAAAAAAACTCTATTTCAATATGGTTATTATTGTTTTAAATAAAATCTTCGTATCATTTTTGAAAGACATATTTTCAAAATAGTCAAGATTCATTTTTACTTTATTCGGAAATAATATTTCATCATTATATACCAAAGGATTTTTCTGGCTATTCAGAAGATTTTCTTCGTCTCTGTATTTAATACTCGCTTCACAGGTTAATCCCGGCTTTAATTCCAGAACTTTTCTATCTGCTCCGGTCAATTTATCGTAATACCCTTCAATGTCAGGTCTGGGACCCACAAAACTCATATCGCCCTTTAAAATATTAAATAATTGGGGAAATTCATCAAATTTAAATTTCCTGAGTGTCTGCCCGATTCTGGAGCATACTCTTTTGCTATCATGAATTGTTTTAAATTTAAATATGGTAAATGGCTTTCCATACTGTCCTATTCGGGTCTGAAAAAAAATCCCATTAGAAGATGTATCGAGACTTGCAATCACAAATAAAATAAGCAGTACCGGCATAAGAAAGAGGGTCAGTATTACCGCTAAGATAAAGTCGAAAACCACTTTCCAATATTTATACTGATTCATTAAACTCAATGATATTAAACTCCGAAATAGTTACGGATTACGTTTGCTATTCTTTCTCTGTCATCATCTGACAAGTTGGACCCTGACGGAAGACACAGTCCGTTATCAAAAAGATTTTCGGAAATTTTTCCTCCGTAATAAGGAGAAGATTCAAAAACCGGCTGTAGGTGCATAGGCTTCCAAAGCGGTCTTGATTCAATATTATCTTCTAAAAATGCAAGTCTTAAGCCTTCTCTATTTTTCCCTGTAACCTGCGGATCAACAATAATGGCAGATAACCAGTGATTGGAATAAAAATCCTTTCCAGGCTCTGAAAATACAGTCACCCCTTCAATATTTTTAAAAATTTCAAAATAGAAATCATGCATTGCTCTACGGGCTGCCACTCTATCTTTAAGAACTTCCATCTGCCCTCTTCCTATTCCTGCAACAATATTGCTCATTCTGTAGTTGAAACCAATATGTGAATGCTGATAGTGAGGGGCATTATCTCTTGCCTGAGTAGAAAGGAAAACGGTTTTATCTTTATCTTCCTGAGTGTGGCAAACCAAAGCTCCTCCTCCGGATGTGGTAATAATTTTGTTCCCGTTAAAACTTAATACTCCAAAACGTCCAAATGTTCCACAAGCCTGTCCTTTGTAAGTAGAACCAAGAGCTTCTGCAGCATCTTCTATAACAGGAATCTGGAATTCCTGAGCAATAGCTGTAATTTCGTCCATTTTTGCAGGCATACCATACAAATGAACTACAATAATAGCTTTGGGCTTTGTTCCTTTTTGAATTCTGTCTTCAACGGCTTCTCTTAAAGCTTTTGGACACATATTCCAGGTATCAGGTTCGCTGTCTACAAAAACAGGAGTTCCTCCACAGTAAGCAATAGGATTGGCTGATGCTGAGAAAGTCATTGACTGGCAGATAACCTCATCACCATGCTGTACTCCGCATTCAATAAGCGCAAGGTGTAATGCTGCGGTACCAGCAGAAAGAACGGCAACTTTTGCATTTTCACCCAAAAACTGCTCCAGATCTTTTTCTAATCCGTCAACATTAGGTCCCAATGGCGCTACCCAGTTTTCTTCAAATGCTTCGTTGATATATTTTTGTTCGTTACCTCCCATATGGGGTGAGGACAACCAGATTTTAGTATTCATAATATTGATTTGTAACTTGTTTATATAATATTTTTTTTAATGATTTTACCTGGATTCCCTACTACAACTGAATAATCGGGAATATCATTAATAATTACCGCTCCGGCACCTATTACACACCATTTTCCTACTTTAATTCCCTGTATTACTGATGCCCCAATTCCAATATGAGTGCCTTCACCTACTTCAACAGTCCCGGCGAGTGCCACATTAGGTGAAATATGAACAAAGTCTTCAATCACACAATCATGATCTACAGATGCATTGGTATTGATGATACAGTGCTTACCAATGGTGGTATCAGCATTGATTACAACTCCACCCATTACTACTGTTCCCGGTTCAATCTTTACAGAGTCCGAAATTATAGATTTTGGGTGTATTAAGATGCCTATCTCATTTTTAATTTGTTCCGATATTTTTTTACGAGTAAAATTATTTCCGATTGAAATAATCATTTTTTCCTTATCGTCAGGTAAATTATTTAATACAGGAAAGCCATAGCATTCATTTTTAGTAATATCCTGATCTATGAATGCCTTAATCTTTATGTCATTAGCCGTTGCAATGTCTGCAATTACTTTTCCGTGTCCACTTGCTCCAAATAAATACATAATGATCAATTAATTTCCCTGAAAGGGTTCTATGGTTACATGTCCATCAGCAGAAACTCCTTCTCTTATAAAAACTTTCTTAGCGGTTAAAAAGAAGATTTTCACGTCTAACATCAATGATATATTTTCTACATACCATACATCATAATCAAATTTTTGATTCCATGATATTGCATTTCTACCATTTACTTGTGCCCAACCTGTGATTCCGGGTCTCACGTCATGTCTTCTCGCCTGGTGTTCATTATATAAAGGTAAATATTGAACCAAAAGAGGTCTTGGTCCAATAAGTGACATATCTCCCTTCAGGACATTGATTAATTGTGGAATTTCATCCAAAGATGTTTTACGGACGAAAGAACCTATTGCTGTTAATCTTTCTGCATCTGATAAAAGGTTTCCATTAGAATCCTTTTTATCATTCATTGTTTTAAACTTTATAATTTTAAATATCTTACCGTTTTTACCTGGTCTCTGTTGAAAGAAAAAGGGTTTACCATTATTGGAAAGAAATAATCCAACCATCACAATAAGAAAAATTGGAAGTAGAAAAGTAATTCCAATGAGAGCAATTACAAAGTCGAAAATCCTCTTTAAATAATTTTTGTACATTTTTAGAAATTAGGTGTATCAATCATCATATGCTTTTTATCAATATCTTTTTTAAACTTCCTGTGTTTTTGCTGTATAAC
The window above is part of the Chryseobacterium sp. MA9 genome. Proteins encoded here:
- the rfbC gene encoding dTDP-4-dehydrorhamnose 3,5-epimerase; the protein is MKIKETPLKDCYIIEPTIFEDERGYFFEKFNEKKFEELTGMNGHFVQDNISRSSYGVLRGLHLQKGEHAQAKLVSCLEGSVWDVAVDLRGDSPTFGEWFGIELTAENKLQLYVPRGFGHGFAVLSTHAVFSYKCDNFYNKESEGSVRFNDPDLDIDWKVDEKDAILSEKDQNAPGFKDKNF
- a CDS encoding sugar transferase yields the protein MNQYKYWKVVFDFILAVILTLFLMPVLLILFVIASLDTSSNGIFFQTRIGQYGKPFTIFKFKTIHDSKRVCSRIGQTLRKFKFDEFPQLFNILKGDMSFVGPRPDIEGYYDKLTGADRKVLELKPGLTCEASIKYRDEENLLNSQKNPLVYNDEILFPNKVKMNLDYFENMSFKNDTKILFKTIITILK
- a CDS encoding aminotransferase class I/II-fold pyridoxal phosphate-dependent enzyme, whose amino-acid sequence is MNTKIWLSSPHMGGNEQKYINEAFEENWVAPLGPNVDGLEKDLEQFLGENAKVAVLSAGTAALHLALIECGVQHGDEVICQSMTFSASANPIAYCGGTPVFVDSEPDTWNMCPKALREAVEDRIQKGTKPKAIIVVHLYGMPAKMDEITAIAQEFQIPVIEDAAEALGSTYKGQACGTFGRFGVLSFNGNKIITTSGGGALVCHTQEDKDKTVFLSTQARDNAPHYQHSHIGFNYRMSNIVAGIGRGQMEVLKDRVAARRAMHDFYFEIFKNIEGVTVFSEPGKDFYSNHWLSAIIVDPQVTGKNREGLRLAFLEDNIESRPLWKPMHLQPVFESSPYYGGKISENLFDNGLCLPSGSNLSDDDRERIANVIRNYFGV
- a CDS encoding acetyltransferase produces the protein MYLFGASGHGKVIADIATANDIKIKAFIDQDITKNECYGFPVLNNLPDDKEKMIISIGNNFTRKKISEQIKNEIGILIHPKSIISDSVKIEPGTVVMGGVVINADTTIGKHCIINTNASVDHDCVIEDFVHISPNVALAGTVEVGEGTHIGIGASVIQGIKVGKWCVIGAGAVIINDIPDYSVVVGNPGKIIKKNII
- a CDS encoding sugar transferase gives rise to the protein MYKNYLKRIFDFVIALIGITFLLPIFLIVMVGLFLSNNGKPFFFQQRPGKNGKIFKIIKFKTMNDKKDSNGNLLSDAERLTAIGSFVRKTSLDEIPQLINVLKGDMSLIGPRPLLVQYLPLYNEHQARRHDVRPGITGWAQVNGRNAISWNQKFDYDVWYVENISLMLDVKIFFLTAKKVFIREGVSADGHVTIEPFQGN